GCTGAATTTTAGCAAGTACCCGGCTTGATTGACCCCATCTCGTTTACTTTTGCGAAGTCAATTTGCTTATTCGTATGAAAATCGTCTTCAATACCGCCATTGCCGCCGTTTTGCTCACTTGTTCTACTTTACCGAGCATGGCCCAAACCAAAGTAATCGCCCACCGGGGAGCCTGGAAAAACACCGGCGCTCCGCAAAACTCGATTGCCTCGCTGCAACAGGCCATCAAACTGGGTTGCTACGGCAGTGAGTTCGACGTGCACATGACCGCCGATTCAGCACTGGTGGTCAACCACGATCACGACCTGCAGGGCGTCAATCTCGAAACTGCCCCCGCGGCCCAGATCAACGCCCTGAAACTCAGCAACGGCGAGTCACTGCCGACGCTGGAAAGCTACCTGAAAGAAGGTCTGAAACAGAAGAAAACCCGTCTGATTCTCGAAATCAAAGCATCGAAAGTCAGCAAGGAACACTCGCTGGCCCTGGCGACAAAATGCGTGCAGGCCGTTAAAGCCCAAAAAGGCCGGAAGCTGGTCGATTACATCAGCTTTGATTACGACGTTTGCAAGAAAGTAAAAGAACTGGACCCTTCAGCCAATGTGGCCTATCTGATGGGCGACAAAACCCCGGAACAACTGGCCGCCGACGGTTTATACGGCCTGGATTACCACCACAGCATCATGAAGAAAAACGAAAACTGGATTCAGGATGCGCACCAGAAAAAGCTGACCGTCAACGTCTGGACCGTCAACGACCCGGACACCATGAACTGGCTCCTGGAACGCAAAGCGGATTTCATCACGACCGACGAACCCGAAAAATTGCTGACGCTGACGAAGTAATTTTTTAGAAGAAAAAAGAGGTGAGAAGAAAGTGTATCAACCATCTTTCTTCTCACCTCTTTCTTATTATCTCACCTCTCTTGTCTTTTCTCTTTATTCTCCTTTTACCTTACCGCCCATCAGCGCAACGCATAGGCCCATGCCGGCGATGATGGTGAACGAAAGCCGCAGGCTCGACCAACCCGCCACAAAACCGATTACCGGCGGACCAATCAGGAAGCCCAGAAAACCAATGGTTGAAACCGCAGCCAAAGCCACGCCCGGCGACATGACCGTTGACTTTCCGGCTGCGCTGTACACCAGCGGCACCACCGACGACACACCAAAACCCACGAGGAAAAAGCCGAGGATCGCCGTGCCCAGATACGGTAAAGCAACCGACGTCAGCAAACCGGCGGCAATCAGCACACCGCTCACTTGCAGCGTCCGCTTCAGGCCGTAGCGGGTCGCAAACCAGTCGGCAATGAAACGGCCCATTGCCATGGTGCTCATGAATGCCGTGTACCCAGCGCCAACCATTGATTTGTTAGCCATCACCACTTTTTTGAAATAAATACCGCTCCAGTCAAACATAGCGCCTTCGCAGATCATGGCACAGAAAGCAATAATGCCCAGCGTCAACAGCGTTTTATCCGGTTTGGCAAAAATGGGCTGATCGCCGTTGGTATTAACGTCTTCGGGCAAAATATACCGGGAAGCAACGGCCAGCAGCGCCAGTGCGAGAAACAAAACGGCCGCAAAATGCTGATACGGAACAATACCCGCGCCAATCATGAACGCTCCGAGCATGGCTCCGGCAAAACCCGCCAGACTCCACAGCCCGTGAAACGACGCCATCACCGGCCGATTGTACATGGCCTCAACCCCCACGGCCTGCGTGTTGATGGAAATGTTCGCCATGTTACCAAACAGCCCGAACATGAACAGACAGCCCATCAGTTGCGGGGTGCTTTGCGCCAACCCCAGGGTCAGCAAGGTGATTGCGTAAAGGCCAACCGCCAGCGTAGCGACTTTACGGCTCCCGATTTTGGCTGTCAGCCAGCCCGCAATCGGGAGCGACAACATCAGACCAGCCGGAAGAGCCAGCAGAACTCCGCCCAATGCCGCATCCGACAAGCCCAGCGTCTGCTGAATGCTTGGAATCCGGGACGCCCAGCTGGCAAACGACAACCCTTGCAGGAAGAACATAGTGCCCACAGCCATCCGGCGTACACTACGCGTGGAGAGTGATGGCGAGGGAAGTTGAAAAACTGTAAAATTCATTCTAGGAAAAAGTCAATATTTCAGGTTGTATTCAGATTTCGTTTAACGAATAACGGCGGCAAAAATAGCTTTATTTTACAGCACTTAAAAGCATTTTTCTGCAACCACATAATCAAAACTCTCTCAATTAAGTTCTTTGATTTAGTCAATTCTAAAACGTTTCGTATCTGTTACAGAAAATGTACAAAAAGCTTGTCAATTACCCTCGCGAGTCCAGCGGACTTGGGGTAAGTACTAGCAGCATTTTTTAGAGCCTGATGCATTTATGACTACCTGTTGCACGAGTTTTTCGGGTAGCTTTGCCGCATGAAGTCTCTGATTTGCTTGTTGATGAGCGTCCACCTGCTTTTTTTATCCGTTTGGCCCTGCGCCGACGGATGCCTGAAGGTGCGCGCCGACAAACAGGCAACAGCGACGCTTGCCAGCGACGACCACCAGCACGACGACGGCAATCCCGGCGCCGATCTGTGCTCTCCCTTTTGCGGGTGCGCCTGCTGCGGTACGGTGCTCGAACCCGGCCCGGATTTTCAGTTTGCCTTTGCGGTCTTTTCGTTTGCTTCTCCCCGGTACACAACTTCAGTACCAACCTTACCAACTGCCCCACTTTCTTTCTGGCAGCCGCCCCAGCTCGGCTGAGATAGGATACGTGCGCCCAATCGGTTCTGTGCAACCGGGTTGCATTGCCCGCCCCCGATGGCGGGTGTAAATCGCTTTCTTATCTTCTATTTTTCTCTACGGTATGCTGGATTCCATCATCCGATTTTCCATTCAGAACAAACTCATTATTGGCCTGTTGACGTTGGGGCTGGTGATCTGGGGCGGTTATTCGCTCAGCCGGTTGCCCATCGACGCCGTGCCCGACATCACCAATAACCAGGTTCAGATCATCACCCGATCACCCGCGCTGGCGGCTCCCGAGGTTGAGCGGCTGATTACCTTTCCGATTGAGCAAACCATGGCGACCATTCCCGAAATCGCCGAGATTCGCTCGTTCTCCCGTTTTGGGCTGTCGGTCGTGACCATCGTTTTTGGGGAAACAACCGATCTGTACTGGGCGCGCCAGCAGATCAGTGAACGGCTTTCGTCGGCCCGCAGCCAGATTCCGGCAGGAACCGGCGAACCCGAAATGGCTCCGTTGACAACCGGGCTGGGCGAAATCTACCAGTATGTCATTTACGCCAAACCGGGTTACACCGATAAGTATCCCCCAACCGAACTGCGCACCTTGCAGGATTGGGTGGTTCGGCGGCAGTTGCTGGGAACGCCCGGCGTGGCTGACGTCAGCAGCTTCGGCGGTTTGCTGAAACAGTATGAAATTGCCATCGACCCCGACCGGCTGCGTTCGTACGGCCTGAGCATCGGCGATTTGTTCACGGCATTGTCCCGCAACAACCAGAACACCGGGGGCGCTTACATTGACAAAAAACCGAATGCCTACTTCATCCGCTCGGAAGGACTCGTTGACAGTCTGGCCGACATCGGCCGGATCGTCATTCGCCGGACACCGGGCGGAGTGCCGGTTCTAATCCGCGACGTGGCCAGCGTGCAATACGGTTCGGCCAACCGTTACGGCGCCCTGACCCGCAACGGACAGGGGGAAGCCGTGGGCGCGCTGGTGCTGATGCTGAAAGGAGAAAACGCCAACCAGGTCATCGAACGGGTCAAAAACCGGATGGAGCAGATTCGCAAAACGCTGCCCGAAGGGGTTGATATCCACGCATTTCTGGACCGGAGCAAGTTGGTGGGCCGGGCCATTCATACCGTTACCCGCAACCTGATCGAGGGGGCGCTGATCGTCATTTTCGTACTCATTCTGTTTCTGGGCAACTGGCGGGCCGGGCTGATCGTCGCGTCGGTGATTCCGCTGTCGATGCTATTTGCTGTTGGCATGATGCAGGTGTTCGGCGTATCGGGCAACCTCATGAGTCTGGGCGCGATCGACTTCGGCCTGATTGTCGACGGTGCCGTCATCATCGTCGAAGCGACTGTTCACCACCTGGGTTTACGTAAAATAAGTCGGTTGACGCAGGCACAGATGGACGAGGAAGTCTTTGAATCGGCCAGCCGGATTCGCACCTCGGCGGCTTTCGGCGAGCTCATTATTCTCATTGTTTATCTGCCCATCCTTGCCCTGTCGGGAATTGAAGGCAAGATGTTTGGGCCGATGGCGCAGGTCGTCGGGTTCGCCATCGCCGGTGCGTTCATCCTCTCGCTGACGTATGTACCGATGATGTCGGCGCTGATGCTGAATAAACAGACGACAGCCCAACGGACCATTTCCGACCGGCTAATGGACTTTTTTCTCCGCCTGTACGAACCCGTCATTCAGGTTGTTATGCGTCGGAAAACCGTGGTACTGGCCGTAGCGACTTTGCTATTGCTGGGCGTGGGCTGGCTGTTTACAACGCTCGGGGGTGAATTTATTCCGACGCTCGACGAAGGAGATTTCGCCGTGGAAACCCGCGTTCTGACCGGTT
This Larkinella insperata DNA region includes the following protein-coding sequences:
- a CDS encoding DUF6660 family protein, with the translated sequence MKSLICLLMSVHLLFLSVWPCADGCLKVRADKQATATLASDDHQHDDGNPGADLCSPFCGCACCGTVLEPGPDFQFAFAVFSFASPRYTTSVPTLPTAPLSFWQPPQLG
- a CDS encoding glycerophosphodiester phosphodiesterase, translating into MKIVFNTAIAAVLLTCSTLPSMAQTKVIAHRGAWKNTGAPQNSIASLQQAIKLGCYGSEFDVHMTADSALVVNHDHDLQGVNLETAPAAQINALKLSNGESLPTLESYLKEGLKQKKTRLILEIKASKVSKEHSLALATKCVQAVKAQKGRKLVDYISFDYDVCKKVKELDPSANVAYLMGDKTPEQLAADGLYGLDYHHSIMKKNENWIQDAHQKKLTVNVWTVNDPDTMNWLLERKADFITTDEPEKLLTLTK
- a CDS encoding MFS transporter, with translation MNFTVFQLPSPSLSTRSVRRMAVGTMFFLQGLSFASWASRIPSIQQTLGLSDAALGGVLLALPAGLMLSLPIAGWLTAKIGSRKVATLAVGLYAITLLTLGLAQSTPQLMGCLFMFGLFGNMANISINTQAVGVEAMYNRPVMASFHGLWSLAGFAGAMLGAFMIGAGIVPYQHFAAVLFLALALLAVASRYILPEDVNTNGDQPIFAKPDKTLLTLGIIAFCAMICEGAMFDWSGIYFKKVVMANKSMVGAGYTAFMSTMAMGRFIADWFATRYGLKRTLQVSGVLIAAGLLTSVALPYLGTAILGFFLVGFGVSSVVPLVYSAAGKSTVMSPGVALAAVSTIGFLGFLIGPPVIGFVAGWSSLRLSFTIIAGMGLCVALMGGKVKGE